A single window of Flavobacterium aestivum DNA harbors:
- a CDS encoding GNAT family N-acetyltransferase — protein MTIREAKIEDIKQIQIVRNSVLENTLSNPNLVTDEDCREFLTIRGKGWVCEIDNEIVGFSIVDLKDNNIWALFMKPEFEKKGIGKQLHDIMLDWYFEQTKDNVWLGTSPMTRAEIFYRKAGWTEIGTHGKNEIKFEMTYKDWTAKKQNQTLSS, from the coding sequence ATGACTATTAGAGAAGCTAAAATTGAAGACATAAAACAAATTCAAATCGTACGGAATTCTGTTTTAGAGAACACCTTATCAAACCCTAACTTGGTAACAGACGAAGATTGTAGAGAATTCTTGACGATACGAGGAAAAGGTTGGGTTTGTGAAATTGATAATGAAATTGTTGGTTTTTCAATTGTTGATCTAAAAGACAACAATATTTGGGCTCTATTTATGAAGCCAGAATTTGAAAAGAAGGGAATTGGCAAACAACTTCATGACATTATGCTTGACTGGTATTTTGAGCAAACAAAAGACAATGTTTGGCTGGGAACTTCTCCAATGACTCGAGCTGAAATTTTTTATAGAAAAGCTGGTTGGACAGAGATTGGAACGCACGGAAAAAATGAAATTAAGTTTGAAATGACCTATAAAGACTGGACAGCTAAGAAGCAGAACCAAACATTATCTAGCTAA
- a CDS encoding TMEM175 family protein → MDKLEKELKREFQLERLILFSDAVFAIAITLLVIEIKVPHIETNINDTIVFNELLHLIPKFFGFVVSFFVIGIYWTVHHRLFSYLINYDTKLIWLNILFLFSIVLMPFTTALCSEFFQPHLHIPYLIYTINICLTGLISFLLVKHLAYSKNNITDGFEDENLIKASIAKSLMMPTIFLSGLLISYILPAWIGRMSTVFIPLYLWCVNKKYNQKHN, encoded by the coding sequence ATGGATAAACTTGAAAAAGAATTAAAAAGAGAATTTCAACTCGAACGATTAATACTATTTAGTGATGCAGTTTTTGCAATTGCAATTACCTTATTGGTAATAGAAATTAAAGTTCCACACATTGAGACTAATATCAATGACACTATTGTTTTTAATGAGCTTTTGCATCTGATACCAAAATTCTTTGGGTTTGTGGTTAGTTTTTTTGTAATTGGAATTTACTGGACAGTTCATCACCGTCTTTTTAGTTATTTGATTAATTATGACACAAAATTAATATGGTTAAATATTTTATTTCTATTTTCAATAGTTCTTATGCCCTTTACAACTGCTTTATGTAGTGAATTTTTCCAGCCTCATTTACACATTCCCTACTTAATTTACACTATTAATATCTGTTTAACAGGCTTAATTAGTTTTCTCTTGGTAAAACATTTAGCTTATTCAAAAAATAATATTACTGATGGATTTGAAGATGAAAATCTGATAAAGGCTTCAATTGCCAAAAGTTTGATGATGCCAACTATATTTCTCTCCGGATTACTGATTTCCTATATTTTACCAGCATGGATTGGAAGAATGTCAACTGTATTTATTCCTTTATACCTTTGGTGTGTAAATAAAAAATACAACCAAAAACACAATTAA
- a CDS encoding 6-pyruvoyl trahydropterin synthase family protein, which translates to MRVTISRKAHFNAAHRLYRKDWTFEQNDAIFGKCNNPNFHGHNYELIVSVTGEIDKETGYVMDVKFLADIIKAEVEDQFDHKNLNLDVPEFQDLNPTAENIVVVIWNKIRKKIKSEFDLEVVLYETPRNFVTYKGE; encoded by the coding sequence ATGAGAGTAACTATATCCAGAAAAGCCCATTTTAATGCTGCCCATCGCTTGTATCGAAAAGATTGGACTTTCGAACAAAATGATGCCATTTTTGGCAAATGTAATAATCCTAATTTTCATGGGCACAACTATGAATTAATCGTTAGTGTTACAGGGGAAATAGACAAAGAAACAGGTTATGTTATGGATGTAAAGTTTCTGGCAGATATTATCAAAGCTGAGGTTGAAGATCAATTTGATCATAAGAATTTGAATCTGGATGTACCAGAATTTCAAGATTTGAACCCTACAGCAGAGAATATTGTAGTTGTAATTTGGAATAAAATCAGAAAAAAAATAAAATCAGAATTTGATTTAGAAGTGGTTCTTTATGAAACACCTCGTAATTTCGTAACCTACAAAGGGGAATAA
- the idi gene encoding isopentenyl-diphosphate Delta-isomerase has translation MEEEQVILVNELDQQIGLMPKLEAHEKAILHRAFSVFVLNDRNEIMLQQRAHQKYHSPLLWTNTCCSHQREGETNIQAGNRRLFEEMGFNTELKELFHFIYKAPFDNGLTEHELDHVMIGYYNEEPLINREEVEDWKWMKIEDIKEDMLLNPEIYTVWFKIIFDEFYHFLEEHTI, from the coding sequence ATGGAAGAAGAACAAGTAATATTAGTGAATGAATTAGATCAGCAAATTGGTTTAATGCCCAAATTAGAAGCACATGAAAAAGCCATCTTACATCGTGCTTTTTCTGTTTTTGTTTTGAATGATAGAAACGAAATCATGCTCCAGCAAAGAGCACATCAAAAATACCATTCTCCTTTGTTATGGACCAATACTTGTTGTAGTCATCAACGTGAAGGCGAAACAAATATTCAAGCCGGTAATCGAAGATTGTTTGAAGAAATGGGGTTTAATACAGAGTTGAAAGAGTTATTTCATTTTATATATAAAGCACCTTTTGATAATGGTTTGACAGAGCATGAACTGGATCACGTAATGATTGGTTATTATAATGAAGAACCGTTGATCAATAGAGAAGAAGTTGAAGATTGGAAATGGATGAAAATTGAAGATATTAAAGAAGACATGCTTTTGAATCCAGAAATTTATACCGTTTGGTTCAAAATCATTTTTGATGAGTTTTATCATTTTTTAGAAGAACATACAATATAA
- a CDS encoding peroxiredoxin codes for MGLKIGDKIPDFTAKDAAGNDFDSQSVIGVKPLVIYFYPKDNTSGCTAQACSFRDQYEDFKDLGAEVIGISSDSVASHQKFTRQFQLPFILLSDHDKKIRKLFGVPSRLFGILPGRVTYVADKTGTIIMIFDNISATQHIPKALEVIKKLH; via the coding sequence ATGGGATTGAAAATAGGAGATAAAATCCCAGATTTTACCGCGAAAGATGCTGCTGGGAATGATTTTGATAGCCAGAGTGTAATAGGTGTAAAACCATTAGTTATTTATTTTTATCCAAAAGACAACACATCAGGTTGTACTGCACAGGCTTGTAGTTTTAGAGATCAGTATGAGGATTTTAAAGATCTGGGAGCCGAAGTAATAGGAATAAGTAGTGATAGTGTGGCTTCGCATCAAAAATTCACTCGGCAATTTCAGTTGCCTTTTATACTTTTATCAGATCATGATAAGAAAATAAGAAAACTTTTTGGAGTGCCTTCTCGTTTATTCGGAATATTACCGGGAAGAGTTACCTATGTAGCAGATAAAACGGGAACTATAATTATGATTTTTGATAATATATCGGCAACTCAACATATCCCAAAAGCGCTTGAGGTTATAAAGAAATTACATTAA
- a CDS encoding nuclear transport factor 2 family protein, with protein MRKKTLKHQTFYLSLLLILVLNLAQAQEKKVAPTSQELYNEIAKMDTVLFDAFNVKDMAKFKPLFTEDLEWYQDNGGLLSYQTVFSNFEKMFNNENKLTRQLVKGSLEVHPIKDFGAIEIATHQFRHMENGKEEVGTFKFVAIWKKIDNQWKVSRMISYDH; from the coding sequence ATGAGAAAGAAAACACTTAAACATCAAACCTTTTATCTGTCGCTTCTATTGATCCTGGTGCTAAATTTAGCACAAGCCCAAGAAAAAAAAGTGGCTCCAACTTCGCAAGAATTATACAACGAAATTGCAAAAATGGATACTGTTCTTTTTGACGCTTTCAATGTAAAAGACATGGCTAAATTCAAGCCTCTGTTTACAGAAGATTTAGAATGGTATCAAGACAATGGCGGATTGCTTTCCTATCAAACCGTTTTTTCAAATTTCGAAAAGATGTTTAATAATGAAAACAAACTCACTCGACAGTTGGTTAAAGGAAGCCTAGAAGTACATCCTATAAAAGATTTTGGCGCTATTGAAATTGCTACTCATCAATTCCGACATATGGAAAACGGGAAAGAAGAAGTAGGTACATTTAAATTTGTTGCTATTTGGAAAAAAATAGATAATCAATGGAAAGTTTCAAGAATGATTAGCTACGATCATTAA
- a CDS encoding quinone oxidoreductase family protein, with protein MKALTFSSFGNSDVLEYIEIPTPVLKKDEILVEMKAIGLNFADVYRRKGNYHLKGNPPFIAGYEGAGIVVETNGNSDFRVGDRVAFADVPFANAELVAVPLDHVIPLPDSISFETAATILLQGLTAHYLATDSHKTQNGETVLVHASAGGVGQFLTQISKLLGARVIGLTSSSEKAEVSKQNGADAVFLYSEDWKKQVLDFCPNGVDVVYDSIGSTLNDSFEVTKMCGQVVFFGMAGGDPEFVNPRMLMDTSKTLTGGDLWSYLISKEERIKRAHQLFNWIANGDITIATPTIFKLSEGKNAHDYLESRKSTGKIILIP; from the coding sequence ATGAAAGCACTTACCTTTTCTTCCTTTGGAAATTCAGATGTTCTTGAATATATAGAAATCCCAACTCCTGTATTAAAAAAAGATGAGATATTAGTCGAAATGAAAGCTATTGGTCTCAACTTTGCCGATGTGTATAGACGTAAAGGAAATTACCATCTCAAAGGGAATCCTCCTTTTATTGCTGGTTATGAAGGTGCCGGAATTGTGGTGGAGACCAATGGAAATTCCGACTTTAGAGTTGGAGATCGTGTAGCTTTTGCCGATGTTCCTTTTGCTAATGCTGAATTGGTAGCAGTTCCTCTTGACCATGTAATTCCGTTACCAGACAGTATATCTTTCGAAACCGCAGCGACTATTTTGTTGCAAGGACTAACCGCTCATTATTTGGCAACCGACAGTCATAAAACCCAAAACGGAGAAACAGTATTGGTTCATGCTTCGGCTGGTGGAGTCGGGCAATTCTTGACACAAATCAGTAAACTTCTAGGTGCTAGAGTTATTGGACTAACATCATCTTCTGAAAAAGCTGAAGTCTCAAAACAAAATGGAGCTGACGCTGTTTTTCTATATTCAGAAGATTGGAAAAAGCAAGTTTTAGATTTTTGCCCAAATGGTGTAGATGTTGTTTACGACAGTATTGGCAGCACCTTGAATGATAGTTTTGAAGTAACCAAAATGTGTGGGCAAGTTGTATTTTTTGGAATGGCTGGTGGCGATCCTGAATTTGTAAACCCAAGAATGCTGATGGATACTTCTAAAACATTGACGGGTGGTGATTTATGGAGCTATTTGATTTCAAAAGAAGAGCGCATCAAAAGAGCTCACCAATTATTTAATTGGATTGCCAATGGTGATATAACTATAGCAACTCCAACAATTTTCAAACTATCAGAAGGCAAAAATGCTCATGATTATTTAGAAAGCCGAAAAAGCACTGGAAAAATTATCCTGATTCCGTAA
- a CDS encoding MepB family protein, protein MNSQNPSTAIEELPNDLILIKKILNDIGDFEISHPFLEPESSEYGACTFVLNNLNIRYRTAKITPTKTGQFVTLWKRINQGPIQPFDSNDPIDLFIISTRKENHFGLFIFPKSVLITKEIVSDKKEGKRAIRVYPPWDVTTSKQAQKTQKWQLDYFLEINQTMDLKRVKSLFLTEN, encoded by the coding sequence ATGAACAGCCAAAACCCAAGTACAGCAATCGAGGAATTACCCAATGATCTTATCCTGATAAAGAAAATACTAAATGACATTGGTGACTTTGAAATTAGCCATCCCTTTCTTGAACCTGAAAGTTCAGAATACGGAGCCTGTACTTTCGTTCTAAACAATCTAAACATTCGATACCGAACTGCAAAAATTACTCCTACAAAAACTGGTCAATTTGTTACGCTATGGAAAAGAATTAATCAAGGTCCTATTCAGCCATTTGACAGTAATGACCCTATCGATTTATTTATTATTAGTACCAGAAAAGAAAATCACTTTGGGCTGTTTATTTTCCCAAAATCAGTACTGATAACCAAAGAAATCGTTTCCGATAAAAAAGAAGGAAAACGTGCTATTCGTGTTTATCCGCCGTGGGATGTAACTACTAGTAAACAAGCTCAAAAAACACAGAAATGGCAATTGGATTATTTTTTAGAGATAAATCAAACAATGGATTTGAAGCGTGTAAAATCACTCTTTCTTACAGAAAATTAA
- the msrB gene encoding peptide-methionine (R)-S-oxide reductase MsrB codes for MKTTSFFYILLLLPLFAFHACGQSKETKSSAMTPVETYKTKPGNPYYSHTDTTKLNLTDSEWKKILPEDVYLVSRKANTERAFTGKYWNTDQKGTYYCAACGNTLFRSGAKFASSCGWPSFFEQENKKSIVFRNDNSLGMERIEALCGRCGGHLGHLFDDGPAPTGKRYCMNSIALDFVPDTK; via the coding sequence ATGAAAACAACATCATTTTTTTACATTTTACTTCTGCTTCCCCTATTTGCTTTTCATGCATGCGGACAGAGTAAGGAAACTAAGAGCAGCGCTATGACTCCAGTTGAAACCTATAAAACAAAACCTGGAAATCCGTACTACTCGCACACTGACACTACAAAACTAAATTTGACTGACTCCGAATGGAAAAAAATCCTGCCGGAAGACGTTTATTTAGTTTCTCGCAAAGCTAATACGGAAAGAGCATTTACCGGAAAATATTGGAATACTGACCAAAAAGGCACTTATTATTGTGCTGCTTGCGGTAATACCCTTTTCCGATCAGGAGCCAAATTTGCAAGCAGTTGTGGTTGGCCAAGTTTTTTTGAACAAGAAAACAAAAAAAGTATTGTATTTAGAAACGATAATTCTTTAGGAATGGAAAGAATAGAAGCTCTTTGTGGCAGATGTGGAGGTCATTTAGGTCACTTATTTGATGACGGTCCTGCTCCAACCGGCAAAAGATACTGTATGAATTCTATAGCACTTGATTTTGTTCCAGATACTAAATAA
- the msrA gene encoding peptide-methionine (S)-S-oxide reductase MsrA, whose translation MKTIILACLLITGTLFSQNNNTTKKMTQSNFETITLGGGCYWCVEAVYENLKGVKSVVSGFSGGKTANPSYEEVCSGTTGYAEVVQITFDKNVTSLDEIFKVFFTVHDPTTLNRQGADRGTQYRSVIFYNNEEQKQEAQSIIAELKKAKVYENPIVTTLEPFTKFYKAADYHQNYYANNKNQPYCQMVIQPKLEKFEKIFKDKLKNKK comes from the coding sequence ATGAAAACAATTATTTTAGCCTGTTTGCTAATCACCGGAACCCTTTTTTCTCAAAATAATAATACAACTAAAAAAATGACACAATCTAATTTTGAAACCATAACTCTTGGAGGTGGCTGCTACTGGTGTGTAGAAGCTGTTTACGAAAATCTGAAAGGAGTAAAATCAGTCGTTTCCGGATTTTCAGGAGGCAAAACAGCCAATCCAAGTTACGAAGAAGTTTGTTCTGGTACCACAGGTTATGCTGAAGTAGTTCAAATTACTTTTGACAAAAACGTAACCAGTCTCGATGAAATTTTCAAAGTATTTTTTACTGTACACGATCCAACAACACTTAATAGACAAGGTGCCGATAGAGGAACCCAATACCGTTCTGTAATTTTTTATAATAATGAAGAACAAAAACAGGAAGCTCAATCTATTATAGCTGAATTAAAAAAAGCTAAAGTATATGAAAACCCAATCGTGACTACATTAGAACCTTTTACTAAATTTTACAAAGCTGCAGATTACCATCAAAACTATTATGCCAATAACAAAAATCAGCCCTATTGCCAAATGGTCATTCAGCCAAAACTTGAAAAATTCGAAAAAATTTTTAAAGACAAACTGAAAAATAAGAAGTAG
- a CDS encoding type I phosphomannose isomerase catalytic subunit, with translation MNSKIYPLQFEAILKERIWGGEKLKSVLNKPITSSITGESWELSTVEGDVSVIANGDYKGKTLTDLINEYPNEVLGTAVYKRFGNQFPLLFKYLDAREDLSIQVHPNDELAKKRHNSFGKTEMWYIMQADQDARIIVGFKEDSSSKEYLEHLENNTLVSILDDVKVKSGDVFFLETGTVHAIGAGLVVAEIQQTSDITYRLYDFDRKDAQGNTRELHVDLALDAINYNKVNTFKEYTKEVNKSNTIVDCPYFTTNFLPLDGEKTMHRTGETFTVFMCIEGSFEIEYNTVKYNYKKGDTVLIPAAMNEFSLSGKASILEIYIS, from the coding sequence ATGAATTCAAAAATTTATCCATTACAGTTTGAAGCGATTTTAAAAGAAAGAATTTGGGGCGGAGAAAAATTAAAGTCAGTTCTAAATAAACCGATTACTTCAAGTATAACAGGAGAAAGTTGGGAATTATCTACAGTTGAAGGAGATGTTAGTGTTATTGCTAACGGTGATTATAAAGGAAAAACATTGACGGATTTGATCAATGAATATCCAAACGAAGTTCTTGGAACAGCTGTTTATAAAAGATTTGGGAATCAATTTCCATTGCTTTTTAAATACTTAGATGCTCGTGAAGATTTATCGATTCAAGTGCACCCTAATGATGAATTGGCTAAAAAACGTCACAACTCTTTTGGTAAAACTGAAATGTGGTATATTATGCAGGCAGATCAGGACGCAAGAATTATAGTGGGGTTTAAAGAAGATTCAAGCTCAAAAGAATATTTAGAGCATCTTGAAAACAATACCTTGGTTTCTATTCTGGATGATGTGAAAGTAAAATCGGGAGATGTTTTTTTCTTAGAAACAGGAACGGTTCATGCCATTGGGGCAGGATTAGTGGTTGCAGAAATACAGCAAACATCGGATATAACGTATCGTTTATACGATTTTGATCGTAAAGATGCTCAAGGAAATACAAGAGAGCTGCATGTAGATTTGGCTCTTGATGCTATCAATTACAATAAAGTCAATACATTTAAGGAATATACTAAGGAGGTAAATAAATCTAATACAATAGTTGATTGTCCTTACTTTACAACCAATTTTCTTCCTTTAGATGGAGAAAAGACAATGCATAGAACAGGAGAAACTTTTACTGTTTTTATGTGCATTGAAGGTTCTTTTGAAATAGAATACAATACAGTAAAATATAATTATAAAAAAGGAGATACGGTTCTAATACCGGCAGCTATGAATGAATTTAGCCTAAGTGGAAAAGCTTCTATCTTAGAAATTTACATTTCATAG
- a CDS encoding DUF6630 family protein, producing MKKFFSNLFGGNNNQKSIVSFDVIDSIYSYLYTEENSLEFKMKGIHDTVSVNLYTFPTSFDHEEGRNEIKKSGFKNAYEVLNELYKKINIGPISEEHMLQELEYDCIHIQFYTEPIPEMKNYLKHVLHNFIIFFCCTDSLETNDFRILYSHDYFSDYTKAILDTEYIDINNPKNEIQKIGFKEFERVLQGICQYLEIELPEDINVPTQENLLPEEIEVTEEIFEEFIKLVSRGDIEEELLQEQSKKLLENFKKEPKEYHSKVEGHFDFFESIDSWNSDWKFGPEDAEYFISELIGEDFNFEYPEKTYCHDLFPYIQSALAKQNLELMTYETYGDNYLFFVANKSEVDRILELSELTKIEVNQL from the coding sequence ATGAAAAAATTTTTTTCTAATTTATTTGGTGGAAATAACAATCAAAAATCAATTGTATCTTTTGATGTTATTGATTCGATTTATTCTTATTTGTATACAGAGGAAAATAGCCTGGAATTTAAAATGAAAGGAATTCATGATACAGTTTCTGTGAATTTGTATACGTTTCCAACTTCATTTGATCATGAAGAAGGGAGAAATGAAATCAAAAAAAGCGGTTTTAAAAATGCTTATGAAGTTTTAAATGAGTTGTATAAAAAGATAAATATCGGTCCAATTTCTGAAGAGCATATGCTTCAGGAATTAGAATACGATTGTATTCATATTCAATTTTATACGGAGCCAATTCCAGAAATGAAAAATTATCTAAAACATGTTTTGCATAATTTTATCATTTTCTTTTGTTGTACTGATAGTTTGGAAACAAATGATTTTAGAATTTTATACAGTCATGATTATTTTTCGGATTACACAAAAGCGATTTTGGATACAGAATATATTGATATAAATAATCCTAAAAATGAAATTCAGAAAATAGGGTTTAAAGAATTTGAAAGAGTTTTGCAGGGAATTTGTCAGTATCTAGAAATCGAATTGCCTGAAGACATTAATGTTCCTACACAAGAGAATTTATTGCCAGAAGAAATCGAGGTTACTGAAGAAATTTTCGAAGAATTTATAAAACTGGTTTCAAGAGGAGATATAGAAGAAGAACTGCTTCAAGAGCAATCAAAAAAACTTTTGGAGAATTTTAAAAAAGAACCAAAAGAATATCATTCGAAAGTTGAAGGTCATTTTGATTTTTTTGAAAGTATAGATAGTTGGAACAGTGATTGGAAATTTGGCCCAGAAGATGCAGAATATTTCATTTCAGAGTTAATAGGTGAAGATTTCAATTTTGAATACCCGGAAAAAACATATTGCCATGATTTGTTTCCTTATATTCAGTCTGCTTTAGCAAAACAAAATCTTGAATTAATGACTTACGAAACGTATGGAGATAATTATTTGTTTTTTGTGGCAAATAAAAGTGAAGTAGACAGAATTTTAGAATTATCTGAATTAACGAAGATTGAAGTTAATCAGTTATAA